A region of Lentimicrobiaceae bacterium DNA encodes the following proteins:
- the rpmA gene encoding 50S ribosomal protein L27 — protein sequence MAHKKGAGSSSNGRESHSKRLGVKIYGGQAAQAGNIIIRQRGTVHNPGLNVGMGKDHTLFALVDGVVEFRRRKNDKSYVSVLPIQVAE from the coding sequence ATGGCTCATAAAAAAGGTGCCGGTAGTTCGAGTAACGGTAGGGAATCACATAGTAAACGTCTTGGCGTAAAAATTTATGGTGGACAGGCTGCTCAGGCAGGCAACATCATTATTCGTCAGCGCGGTACGGTTCACAATCCAGGCCTCAACGTAGGCATGGGTAAAGACCACACCCTGTTTGCTCTGGTTGATGGTGTTGTTGAATTCCGTCGCCGGAAAAACGACAAATCCTACGTTTCGGTTCTTCCGATTCAGGTTGCTGAATAA
- the rplU gene encoding 50S ribosomal protein L21 — protein MYAIVEIAGQQHKVVKDQVIFVHRLEGEEGTTVQLDNVMLIDNDGAVTIGQPKVTGAVVSAKILSHLRGEKVIVFKKKRRKGYQKSNGHRQYLTRLQIDSITA, from the coding sequence ATGTACGCAATCGTAGAAATCGCCGGCCAGCAACATAAAGTTGTAAAAGACCAGGTGATCTTCGTGCATCGTCTTGAAGGTGAAGAAGGCACAACCGTTCAGTTAGACAACGTAATGTTGATTGACAACGACGGCGCTGTTACCATCGGACAGCCAAAGGTTACCGGCGCTGTCGTATCGGCTAAAATCCTTTCGCATTTACGTGGCGAAAAGGTAATCGTCTTCAAAAAGAAGAGGAGAAAAGGTTATCAGAAGTCGAACGGCCACAGGCAATACCTTACCAGGCTGCAAATCGATTCCATCACCGCCTGA
- a CDS encoding DMT family transporter: MYKKRPWLPWMILIVLAITWGSSFILIKRGLEIFSAGEVGALRVVITWLFLLPFALKRLRGLLPGQWLMFLAVGIVGSLLPAFLFAAAQKGIDSSLAGILNSLTPLFTLVVGISFFKTKPKWFHIAGVIIGLAGALGLVSISGNGDFTFNMGYAILVIIAAVCYAINVNIVKAFLQGVDPVTITAMSFFMVGPLATAYLLGFTPFTIDLVQNQHAYAGLGYLAVLSIVGTGLALMLFNHLIQLTSAVFASSVTYFIPVVALLWGIADGEHFRAGFILWIFLVITGVVLVNTRSLTNNRLYKILTQSSKKQKI, translated from the coding sequence ATGTACAAGAAAAGGCCTTGGTTGCCATGGATGATACTTATTGTGCTGGCCATTACATGGGGCAGTTCATTTATCCTGATAAAGCGCGGTCTTGAAATATTCAGTGCCGGAGAAGTTGGGGCTTTACGTGTTGTCATTACCTGGTTGTTTTTATTGCCCTTTGCGTTGAAAAGACTACGCGGTTTATTGCCGGGTCAATGGCTGATGTTTCTTGCAGTAGGTATTGTAGGCAGCCTGCTGCCTGCATTTTTATTTGCGGCGGCTCAAAAAGGCATTGACAGCTCTCTGGCTGGCATTCTCAATTCGCTTACCCCATTATTTACTTTGGTTGTTGGAATATCATTCTTCAAAACGAAGCCCAAATGGTTTCATATAGCCGGAGTTATCATTGGCCTGGCCGGGGCATTAGGATTGGTTAGCATAAGTGGGAATGGCGACTTTACATTCAATATGGGTTATGCTATTCTGGTCATAATTGCAGCAGTTTGTTATGCCATAAATGTAAATATTGTAAAAGCGTTTTTGCAGGGCGTAGACCCTGTCACCATTACGGCCATGTCGTTTTTCATGGTAGGGCCGTTAGCCACAGCCTATTTGCTGGGATTTACGCCTTTTACCATTGATTTGGTTCAAAACCAGCATGCTTATGCCGGTCTGGGATACCTCGCTGTTTTATCTATTGTAGGCACCGGGCTCGCGCTTATGCTTTTCAATCACCTGATACAACTAACGAGTGCCGTATTTGCATCTTCGGTCACCTACTTTATTCCCGTGGTAGCTTTGCTATGGGGGATAGCTGATGGCGAACACTTCAGGGCAGGATTCATACTTTGGATCTTTCTGGTTATCACAGGTGTTGTATTGGTTAATACCAGAAGCCTGACCAACAACCGGCTTTACAAAATTTTAACGCAATCTTCAAAAAAACAGAAGATTTAG